The Paraburkholderia sp. BL23I1N1 sequence TTTCCTGCCCGGAACCGCCGGGCAGGCCGCGCATTCTTCGCGGCAATCGTTTTCCTCGGTGTATTCCCCAGTTCCGGTGCAGATTGCCCTTTGTCGCGCACATCATAAAGCGTCCGCTATTGCCGGGATACCCAGCGCCTCATGACCCAACGCGCACCGGCTTTCGACACCCTCGCACAGGGCTTCGACGGATTGACGACCGTTATATCCGGCGATATATTTTGCTCGCGATCCTTCAATAAAAAACCACTGCCCCACTGCATGGATCCGCACGAAACAGGGTCCCGCATTTCATGTCCAAGGAAATCATCGATTCGCACCTGCTCAAGGTGCTGCACACACTTCTGAGCGAATCGAGCGTATCGCGCACGGCAGCGTTGCTCGGACAATCGCAGCCCACTGTTAGCGTGGCACTGCGCAAACTGCGCGACATGACCGGCGATCCGCTGCTGGTGCGCAGCGGCAGCCGGATGGTTCTCACCGCGCATGCGCTCACGCTGATCGAACCCACGGCGCAAGCGCTGAACAATATCGCGGCCATTCTGCATCCCACCACGTCGTTCAATCCGGCCACCACCAGCCAGACCGTCCGGATCGGCTCGCCGGACTATCTCGATGCGTTCTTCGTCCCCGCCGTGGTGGATGCATTTCATCGCGAAGCGCCCGGCGCAAAGCTCGAGTTCAGACATCTGATGATGGTGGACGGCGGCTACGAGGATGGCCTGGAAAGCGGCTTTCTCGATCTGGTGATCGGCAACTGGCGCACGCCGCCCGAGCATCTGCATTTGCAGCCGTTGTGCAAGGACGAACTGGTGTGCCCGATGCGCAACGGCCACCCGATCAAACCGGGGCGACTTAGCAAGGCCGTCTACGAAGAAGCGGAACACCTGGCCGTGATGACCTACAACACGACGGCATGGGGCACGGTCGACGTCGAACTCGCCCGCAACGGCCTCGCGCGCACCGTCACCACGACGCTGCCCTACTTCGGCATGGCGCCCTACGTACTGGCGCGTTCCAATCTGCTGTTCACCACCACTCGCGCGCTCGCCACGCACTACACCCGGATGCTGCCGCTGCGTATCGAGCCGATTCCCGGTGAGCCGCAGGCGCTCACCTACCATCAACTCTGGCATGACCGCACGCATCGCGTGCGTCGCCACAATCAAGGCGAAGCCTAATGGACGCTCGCTGTCGGCATGCCGGCATACGGCGCGAGCTGCATGCTTCGCCGCGTCGCCGGCGGTTTCGATCGACCATGCGCCCTCGCCCTCGGGCGTCACGACAACAGCGGGACTCGCGGGTGTCTTCACGGTAATCGGCATCACCGGAAAAGCGACGCGCGTCGGCTGTCCGGCCAGCGTGCGCGCAAGTGCGCGCGCGGCGTGCATGATCGGCAGAACATACGGCTGCACTTTGCCTTCGATCGCGGCACAGTCGCCGAGTGCGTAGATATCCAGCGCGCTGGTGCGGCACCACGCATCGGTCCGAATGCCCTGATCGATTTCCAGACCCGCTGCCGCGGCGATTGCCGTCCGCGGTGTGAGGCCGACCGCCGACACGACCAGATCCGCGTCGATCGGCTCACCTTCGGCGAACGTCAACCGGTAACCGTCCGACAAGCGGTCGATACGATTCACACTGCGGCCAGGATGAAAACGGATGCCACCATCATCCAAGGCGCGCGCGAAAATCTCACCCACGTCTTGCGGAAGCAGGCGAGCCAGCGGCGTCGAAGCAGGATCGATCAGATTGACCGCATAACGGGCGGCCGCCAGATCGTTGGCGAACTCGCAGCCGATCAGCCCCGCACCCAGAATCGCCACGGAGCGGCAACGCGTAAGCGCCAGCCTGAAACGCGCGTAATCGCCGAGATCGTTAATCGACATTACGTCAGCCGCGCCATCTCCCGCCACCTTCAGGCGGCGTGGGTCCGCACCCGTGGCCAGCACCAGCTTGCTATAGCCGAGCAACGCGTTGTCGACAACCAGCGTGCGCTCGGCCGGCAATATGCGCTCTACACGCTGGTGCACGCGAATCCACGCACCCAGTTGCGCGGCCATCGCCATCGCGTCGGAACTCGCCAGCGCTTGCGGTTCTTTCTTCATGGTCAATGCATTCGACAACATTGGCTTCGAATAGAAGCTGCCGTCGTCGCGGCTGATCATCACGATCGGCGCGGTACTGTCGAGCTTGCGCAATTCGCGCGCGACCGTATAGCCCGCCATGCCCGTGCCGACGATCACCACCGGCTGTCCATTGTCCTCATGCTGAGCGGCCGTCATGCGATCACCTGCATTTCAAAATCGTGTTTGCCGGTCGCGCAATCGGGACACAGCCATTCGTCCGGCGCGTCTTCCCAACGCGTGCCCGGCGCGATACCCGCTTCCGGCAGACCCAGTGCTTCGTCGTAGCGAAAGCCGCAGATGACGCATTCCCATACTTTCATGGCTTCTCTCCCTAATCCCGAATCACCAATTACAAATCGCACCGCGAACTAGCGCACATAGGCCTGGCCGAGACCAATCCCAGCCAACGCGCGACGGTACGCACCCGACGAACGGTCGGCGAGAATCGGCGCTTCCGCCGCACGGTCGATCGGCAAATCTTCCGGGCGCTGCTGCTCGACGATCGCACGATCTTCTTCGAACACCTGACGATTGAATGCGTAGACGTCCTCGAGCGGCAAATCCTTATCGAAGTTGCGCACGATCGGCACGAACAGACGCGTCTTGCGCGCGGACACCGGGCTCGCGGCATTCAGGATCGACAGGCGTCCGTTATCGGGAAAGTGCACGGTCAGGCGCGCAAAGAACGGCACGTCGACGTCGAAAAAACGGTGCCACAAATAGCCCTCCGGCGCGCGATGCTGCATCGATTTCGGGAAGTTGCTGACCGTGCTCACGTACTCCGCATGCATGCCGCGTTTGCGCCGCTCGACGGAATACTGCGGCACCACCGGGTTGTGCCGGTCGGCGAAGCTGTCGTGGTGAATCCACGCGAAATGCGCGACGTCGATGAAGCCTTCGGTCTGACGTCCGGCCGATGCGTTGATGTCGATCGAGGGCGGCAGGATCTGCTGGAAATCGGGATCGTCCCAGTGGGGAAACGCCGGCAGCGCTTCGGCGCCGCCACCAAGCGAGACCCATACGAGGCCGTAGGCTTCCTGTGTTGAGTACGTGACGAGATGCAGGCGCTCGGGAATCGGGCCGTCCGTTTGCGACGGAATGTGCTTGCACTTGCCGTCGTTGCCGTACGCGAGACCGTGATACGGACACACGATGTTGTCGTTAGCGACCCACCCCTGGCTGAGCGGCGCGCCGCGATACGGACAGATATCGCGCGCGCTCACGAGTTGACCGTTCGAGCGGAATACGACCAACGGTTCGTCGAGCAGCGTCACGCTGATGGGTGTGTCGGTCACGTCGGCGGCGAATGCCACCGGATGCCTGTAGCGGCTGAGGATCTCCAAGTCGTGGCTATCGAAGGTGCAATTGCGGGGTAAGGCGGGGGAACGTTGGAATGTCAGCGGGGTAGCGGTGGCCGTAGCGGCGGCAGTAGCGATGGCGGAACTCATGCATGTCTCCAAAACCTGGTGGGGGTTCGTCGCGCTCGTGTATGGTCTTGGGCGCGTGGAGAGAACGATAGCGGGATGAGGTCCGCCGACCCATCCCCTGAAGTGCATCTGGTCTATGTACGAAAAAGCATAGGGTGCCGCAGCAGCGCTCGATCAACGCTTGCTGAAACGCCTACGACGCGTGCGGCAGCGCGGCTTCGATAAACACTGCGCACAGCGCTTCCATGCCCTTCGCGTCTTCTTCGTCGAAGCGCGCGACAATCGGGCTGTCGACATCCCACACGCCGATCAGCGTGCCGTCCGGCGCAACGAGCGGCACGACGATTTCCGATTGCGACGCCGAATCACAGGCGATATGACCGGGGAATTCATGCACGTCGCGCACCACTTGCGTCTGACGAGTCTGCGCAGCCGTGCCGCACACGCCCTTACCGAGCGCGATGCGCACGCAAGCGGGCTTGCCCTGGAACGGCCCGACCACCAGTTCGCGGCCATCGTGGAAGTAAAAACCGGCCCAATTCAGATCGCTCAGGGAATGAAACACGAACGCGGAGAAATTCGCGGCGTTGGCGACCCAGTCGGTTTCGTCGGCGAGCAGCGCGCGTGCCTGAGCGACCAGCTCTTCGTATTGCGCGGCTTTGGGGAGATGCGAGGCGGAGGAGACTTCGAACATGACGGCGTCCGTGATGAAAGCGGAAAGAGGAACTGCGAGGCATGCAGTTTAAAGCAAGCCGCCGCTTCCTTCACGGCGCTGCGCGTTGCGCTTCCCGCCCTCTTTCCGTCCGCCCTACGTGCGTCCTGACGGCATTGTCCAGACGTTAGCCCGGTGAACAACGCCATGCGTCAAGCGTTATTCCACGCCGACGATTACGCTCGATGCCTTGAAAATCGCCGTCGCCGCTTTGCCGCTTGCAAGACCAAGGCGCTCGACGCTTTCATTGGTGATGATCGCGGCAATCTGCGCGCCGCCCGCACTGATGGTCACTTCCGAATTCACCGCGCCCCTGGTGACGGCCGACACGGTGCCGGCGATGCAGTTGCGTGCCGACACCTGGCTCTTCGTCCCGTCGACCATCACGATCACCGACGACGCCTTGACCAGCGCGAATGCCTTCTTGCCGGCGGCGAGGCCGAGCGACGTCGCGCTGCCGTGCGTAATGATCGCCACGATCTCGAGCCCGTCCTGGGTGCGCAACGTGACTTCGTCGTTCACTGCGCCGTGTTTGACTTCGGCGACTTCGCCGGTAAATTGATTGCGTGCGCTGGTTTGCATGGTTTTCTCCTGGTTGTGGGGCCTCGTGAAAGACGATTCGAGGCGATGTGTCGAGTGTAACGAGGCGTCCGGCCTGAGCGGCCGCTTGTGCGTGAAGTGCGGTATCGCACAGCCGCTATTGACGATTCGAATTCCAATGAAAACACACAACCATTGTGTAAATACACTCATAACATCGTAAATGCATAAGGCAAGCAATTGCCTTCATGCCGTCGCCATGTCGTGAAAAGCGGCGCTCATGCGCGCGAGGCGCCGGTAAGCGTGAGAAAGCCCCGCTCGCTCGTTCCACCTCAATGCGGCAGGCATCCAACGCCTGGTCCGTCCCGCGACACCGTATCATCGTGCCCTCGGACCACCACTGTCGAAGCCTATGCCTGTCGCCGTCCCGTCCCGCCCTGCCGCACGCTTTGCTGCACGTATTGCTGCACAACTCGCCGCCCGGTTGCCGCGCGCCCGCCGCGCCGCCACATTCTGCGCGGCCCTCGCAGCCGCAGCGACCCTCGCCGCCTGCAGCAATCCGTCGCCGACGCGCGAAGCCCACGCGAGTGTCGACACGATCGCCCTATTCCCGATCGGCAATTACGACCAGAACGTCGACCACTGGCTTGAACCGGACAGTCCCGGCTACGACCAGCCGTTCCTGAGCCCCGCGGATCAGCAGGCGCACTTCAGCGCCCTCTACGCGCGCTATTTCGGCACCGGCACAACGGCGCCGTCGCCATGGAATTCCGCCTACGTGGCGATGCGCGTCTACCGTCAGCAAGGCGCGGACATTGTCGCGCTGCAGCAGCGCCGCATCGACAAATTCGACAACACCGGTAAAAGCGGCGCGGCGCTCGGCTATGGCGAGAATTTCCGGCCACACGACAAGGCGTGGATCGACGCCATCGCGCAAAACATGGAGATCGGCCAGTTCACGCGGGCGGCCATCTACAAACCCGAACGCCGCGCGATCGCCACCAGCAATCTGATGGTGCGCGAACTGCCGACCATGGACCCGTCGTTCTACGACCGCCATCTGGCCGGCGAAGGCTATCCGTTCGACAACCTGCAGATTTCGGCGGTGCGCCCCGGCACGCCGCTGTATGTCCTGGGTAGCAGCGCTGACGGCGCGTGGCGCTACGTGCAGACGCCGGACGTGCAAGGCTGGGTGCGCAGCGACGGCGTCGGCCTGACCGACGACGCCTTCGTCGACACGTGGCGCGCCGCCACCGCGAAGTCGCTGGGCGCGGTAACGGTCGCCTCGGCGCCGGTGCGCGACAGCCGCGGCGTGTTCCGCTTCGACGCGCCCGCCGGCACGCTGCTGCCGCTCGCCCCCGAGAACGCCGCGCGGCCGGCAGCACCGGCAAACAAAACCGCAAGCGCAGACGCCCTCGTTGCCCGCAAACTCCTGGTCCCGGCCCGCGACGTGGACGGCAAGGCGATCATCCGCACCGCCCAACTGAGCGATACGCAGATCGCCCCGATGCCGCTCGCCGCCACCCCGCGACACCTGGCGATGCTGATGAAAACGCTGATCGGGCGGCCGTACGGCTGGGGCAATAGCGGCCTTTACAACGACTGTTCTTCGGAACTGCAAAGCATTTTCGCGACGTTCGGCGTGTGGCTGCCGCGCCATTCGTCGACACAGATGAGCGCCGGACGCATGATCGATCTGTCCGCGTCGACGCCGGCGCAACGGCTCGACTACCTCGCCCAGCATGGCGAACCGTTGCGCACGCTGATTTACATCGGAGGCCATGTGATGCTGTACATCGGCAACACGACCGGCAACGGCACCGCGGTGCCGGTCGTCTACCAGGACGTATGGGGCTTACGTCCGGCCGACAATAGCCGGCGCGCGGTGATCGGCGGCTCGGTGATCCTGCCGCTGTCCGAACACATACCGGAAGACGCGACGTTGCAATCGCTCGCCGGGACCCCGACGTTCCAGATCAGCATTCTCGGTGCGCCGGGCGGCGCAGCGGCAGCGCCTTCCACACCGTCGGCGCCCGGTACACCCGCCACTCCGCCGGACGACGACAATCCAGCCGGTTGAACCTGCTCGCCGGCCCACACCGCACGGCCGTGCTTAAAAATATTTTTCCCGGAGTGTCGATTCGGAGGGGGTGTACTCGTCGTAACGTTGAAGGCCTGGCTCACCCAGTCAGTCTTTCAACTCACGAACCTGTTACTTCAAGGAGTCGCCGTCATGTCCAGCCCCGCTGTCAAACCGATCCCGGACGGGATGCACTCGCTGATCCCGTATCTGATTTGCGCCAACGCCGCGGACGCCATCGCGTTCTACACCAAGGCTTTCAACGCCGTCGAGCAATACCGCCTGCCCGGGCCGGGTGGCAAAGTGATGCACGCCAGCCTGAAGATCGGCGACTCCGTGCTGATGCTGACCGACGAATGGCCCGACCACAACGCGCTGGGCCCGAACGCGCTGAAAGGCACGCCGGTCACGATTCATCACTACGTGGAAGATGTCGACGCCAGTTTCAAGCAGGCCGTCGAGGCCGGCGCGACCGTCGTCATGCCGCTTGCCGACATGTTCTGGGGCGACCGCTACGGCCAGTTGAAGGACCCGTTCGGCCATTGCTGGTCGCTCGCCACGCACAAGCGCGACCTGACCCCGGAACAGATTCAGCAGGGTATGCAGAATATGGAGTGCGGCCAGAAATAAGCCGCGCGCCCATCCAGGACGAGGAGGTCGTATGCAAAAGATTGCGCCATGCCTGTGGTTCGACGGTAACGCGGAAGAAGCCGCACGCTTCTACACGTCGGTGTTTTCGAATTCCCGCATTGCCACCTCGATGCATTACACGGACGCCGGCCCCGGGCCGGAAGGCCGCGTGCTGGCCATCACGTTCGAGCTCGAAGGTCAGGAGTTCATGGCCTTGAACGGTGGCCCGCAATACACCTTCTCGCCCGCTATCTCGCTGTTCGTGCACTGCGCGTCGCAACAGGAAATCGATAGCTATTGGGCAAAACTCTCCGACGGCGGCACGCCGTGGCAATGCGGCTGGATTCAGGACAAGTTCGGCGTTTCGTGGCAGATCGTGCCGGACGTACTCGGCCAGATGCTGCGCGATCCTGATACCGCGAAAGCGAGCCGCGTGATGCAAGCCATGATGAAAATGGTCAAGCTCGATATCGCATTGCTCGAACAGGCTTACCGGGGTGGTCGACGAGAACTTTGATAGGATCGGTCTCGACCCATGAATCGGCCCATAAATTGGCCAATAAGCGGCGGGACATGAACGGTGCGCGTCAACCATCAGGCTTTTTTCTGCTCGCTGTTTGTCGCGCGTCTGGCCGATCAGGTCCTGCTGTTCCTCGTCCCGCTCGTCGTGTTTCAGACGACACACCAGGTATCGTGGTCGGGTCTCGCGTTCTTTATCGAAACGCTGCCGCGCTACCTGGTCTTTCCTTTCTTCGGCGCCTTGTGCGACCGCATTTCACCTCTGCGGCTGATGCGGATCAGTCAGACCGTGCGCGCGCTGGTGTGTTTCGGCGGCGTATTCGCTTACGTGCTGTTTGGCGGCATCGGCTGGCTGATCGCGCTGTCGGCGTTGTGCGGTGTGCTGACGAGCCAAGGGCTGGTCGCACGCGAAGTGATGCTGCCGCAAATCTTCAGCACGCAACAATTCCAGCGTGTGCTCGCCTATTCGCAGTTGGCCGACCAATTGGGCTTCGTACTGGGCCCGATGCTAGCCGCGCTGTTGCTCGGCATGTGGCGCTGGGAGTGGGTGGTCGGCGCAACCGGCGCGCTGTTTCTCTTTGCCGATGCGGCGCTGCTGCTGTGGCAACACACTAGCGGCTTCCGCGCTAGTGAGCCGCCTCCCGCCGCGCCAGGTCACTGGACGATGCCCCTGCGCATCGCGCTGCGCCACGTGCTGCTGTTACCCGGCCTGAAAAAAGTCGTGCTGCTTGCCGCCGCCGAAAATCTGGTGATCGGCGTGACCCTCGCGACATCCGCCGCGATGGTAACCGGATTTCACGCGCAATCGAACCGCTACTACGCCGGCCTGCAGACCGCCGGCGCCGTGGCCACGGTGTTGATTCTTTTGACGATCGCACGGAACGCCTGGCCTGCGCAAACACTCGGCCGGGTCGCGTTCATTTCCATCTGTGCCGGTGGCGTGATCGCCGGTGCGAGCGCTGCGCCCTGGGGCTATGCGCTCGGCTTTCTGCTGATTGTCGGTTTCGACAAGATGTTCAACGTCTACATCCGCAGTGCACGGCAGAAAATCATTCCGCCCGAAGACTACGGCAAGACGACCGGCGTCGTGATCCTGTTGAACAACATGACGCAACCGCTCGCCGGTTTGCTGGTTGGCGTGTTTTCCTCACGAGCGCGAACCGGCTTGCTGATCGTGGCGCTTGCGGTGGCGATGGGTTGCATCGGCGTGGCGGTGTCGGTCGGCTCGGCGCTGTTGCGGCGCAAGCGCGCGCTGGCGCTTGGGGAATGACGGCGCGCGCATGCCTCGGCTGAAGGCCGTCAATACCATTGCGCGGTTTGCAGCACCCGCATCGACCAAAGTTTTAATCGCGCGAATGTCAATCAGGACGATTGACATTAAATAAATCATTCGGCGCGCATAATAATACACATCTTCACCTCAATAAAAATTCAAAAAAAATTCATCGTCATTAGAAAAAACTACCTGAATTAAGTATTTTCCCGAATCCACATGCAGAAACAATTTCCCAATTCATCCCTACTCTCATGCCCACGTATCGCAGGCTGCATCCGGCATTCCGAAATATTTACTCAACGCAAGAATTTGTATTACAAAGAAAGTCTGGTGTAGACTAAATTTCATCCAATGCGTCGGCTCTCACATAACGCGATTACGTCACCCCGAAATATCCATTGAATTGAACCACTATCCGGCTGATGCAATTTCAAATTGCCCGCGCAATTGGAAAGTCCGCGTCCTGTCGGCTTGCGAGGTCTCGATATGAAAAAAAAACTGCTGTCGTCCAGCCTCATCGTCGCCTTGATGTTCGGCTTGCCTCTACAGCTCGCGCGGGCTGCCACCTATTCGAACGGCACCGCCGTCGCCACCTTCAATGTCACGCTGACGTTGAACGCCAACTGCTCGATTAGCGCCAACCCGCTGAACTTCGGCAGCAACGGGGTGCTCGGCACCGCGATCAACCAGCAGACCACCGTCGCTGTAACCTGCACCAACACCACGCCGTACAACGTCGGGCTCGACGCCGGCACGGTCACCGGCTCCACGGTGACGAGCCGCCTGATGGCCGGCACGGCCACCGGCAATACCGCCACCACCGTCGGGTTCCAGCTGTATCAGGACGCCGGCCACACGGCCTTGTGGGGCAATACGCAGGGCACCAACACGGCGAGCGGCACCGGTACGGGCTCGGCACAATCGATTGTCGTGTACGGCCAGGTGCCGGCGCAGTCCACCCCAAAACCTGATACCTATCAGACCACCGTTACAGCGACGGTCTACTTTTGACGCGGTACGCCAGCACGCACGTCGCGAGCGCCATGAGCGCGCCTCGCCGGCTACTGACGGCAAGCGCATTCGCATGGTGTCTGACGGCATCGCTCACGCAAGCCGCGACGCTGCAAATCTCGCCGGTGATGGTCGATATGTCCGCGGACGCGAATGCGACCGGCATCACGCTGAAGAACCCCGGCGAGACACCGCTGTTTGGCCAGGTGCGCGTGTTCCGCTGGGATCAGGCAAGCGGCGAAGACACGCTCACGCCCACTCAGGACCTGGTGGCAAGCCCACCGCTGATCCAGATCGCCGCGCATGCCGATCAGCTGGTGCGGCTGGTGCGCTCGACGCCTCAGCCGTCGAACGCCGAGCAGGGCTATCGCGTATTGATCGACGAGTTGCCCGAACCCGATGCCGCGCCCACTAGCGGCGTGACGATCCGCCTGCGCTACTCGGTGCCGGTGTTCGTCGAGCCGCCCGTCGACATCGGCCAGCCGAAACTGTCCTGGCGTCTGTCACGCGGCGCGCAAAGCTGGATGCTGCAAGTCGACAACGCAGGCAAAAAGCGCGCGCAGATCGCCGCCGTGCAATTGATCGACAACGCAGGCAACGTCTACGTGATCAACAAAGGACTGCTTGGCTACGCGCTGGCTGGCCGCGAGCGGCACTGGCCGGTCACGCTGCCGGACAACGCCGCCCGGAACGGTCCGCTCAAGGTGCGCGCCGCGGTCAACTCGCTGCCGGCTGAGGCGACGGTGAATGTCGAGTGAGCACACGCGGGGGTCAGGGCCGACCTGCGTGCTGACGACAGGCACGCAAGGCCGCCCCTGATCGAGCCTGGAACACCGGGAACGGACACGATGCACCGCCAAGCAATCGATGAGAATGACACGACGGCGAAAACGTCATGGATGGAGACTGCATGCCTTCGCGCTCGTGGCAAGTGCGTTCTTGCTGAGCGTGAATCAGTCAGACGCGCAGACAATCGCTCAGGCGGGTGCGCAGGCGCTGCCG is a genomic window containing:
- a CDS encoding spore coat U domain-containing protein, which codes for MKKKLLSSSLIVALMFGLPLQLARAATYSNGTAVATFNVTLTLNANCSISANPLNFGSNGVLGTAINQQTTVAVTCTNTTPYNVGLDAGTVTGSTVTSRLMAGTATGNTATTVGFQLYQDAGHTALWGNTQGTNTASGTGTGSAQSIVVYGQVPAQSTPKPDTYQTTVTATVYF
- a CDS encoding molybdopterin-binding protein, which gives rise to MQTSARNQFTGEVAEVKHGAVNDEVTLRTQDGLEIVAIITHGSATSLGLAAGKKAFALVKASSVIVMVDGTKSQVSARNCIAGTVSAVTRGAVNSEVTISAGGAQIAAIITNESVERLGLASGKAATAIFKASSVIVGVE
- a CDS encoding SH3 domain-containing C40 family peptidase — its product is MPVAVPSRPAARFAARIAAQLAARLPRARRAATFCAALAAAATLAACSNPSPTREAHASVDTIALFPIGNYDQNVDHWLEPDSPGYDQPFLSPADQQAHFSALYARYFGTGTTAPSPWNSAYVAMRVYRQQGADIVALQQRRIDKFDNTGKSGAALGYGENFRPHDKAWIDAIAQNMEIGQFTRAAIYKPERRAIATSNLMVRELPTMDPSFYDRHLAGEGYPFDNLQISAVRPGTPLYVLGSSADGAWRYVQTPDVQGWVRSDGVGLTDDAFVDTWRAATAKSLGAVTVASAPVRDSRGVFRFDAPAGTLLPLAPENAARPAAPANKTASADALVARKLLVPARDVDGKAIIRTAQLSDTQIAPMPLAATPRHLAMLMKTLIGRPYGWGNSGLYNDCSSELQSIFATFGVWLPRHSSTQMSAGRMIDLSASTPAQRLDYLAQHGEPLRTLIYIGGHVMLYIGNTTGNGTAVPVVYQDVWGLRPADNSRRAVIGGSVILPLSEHIPEDATLQSLAGTPTFQISILGAPGGAAAAPSTPSAPGTPATPPDDDNPAG
- a CDS encoding MFS transporter is translated as MRVNHQAFFCSLFVARLADQVLLFLVPLVVFQTTHQVSWSGLAFFIETLPRYLVFPFFGALCDRISPLRLMRISQTVRALVCFGGVFAYVLFGGIGWLIALSALCGVLTSQGLVAREVMLPQIFSTQQFQRVLAYSQLADQLGFVLGPMLAALLLGMWRWEWVVGATGALFLFADAALLLWQHTSGFRASEPPPAAPGHWTMPLRIALRHVLLLPGLKKVVLLAAAENLVIGVTLATSAAMVTGFHAQSNRYYAGLQTAGAVATVLILLTIARNAWPAQTLGRVAFISICAGGVIAGASAAPWGYALGFLLIVGFDKMFNVYIRSARQKIIPPEDYGKTTGVVILLNNMTQPLAGLLVGVFSSRARTGLLIVALAVAMGCIGVAVSVGSALLRRKRALALGE
- a CDS encoding molecular chaperone translates to MTASAFAWCLTASLTQAATLQISPVMVDMSADANATGITLKNPGETPLFGQVRVFRWDQASGEDTLTPTQDLVASPPLIQIAAHADQLVRLVRSTPQPSNAEQGYRVLIDELPEPDAAPTSGVTIRLRYSVPVFVEPPVDIGQPKLSWRLSRGAQSWMLQVDNAGKKRAQIAAVQLIDNAGNVYVINKGLLGYALAGRERHWPVTLPDNAARNGPLKVRAAVNSLPAEATVNVE
- a CDS encoding VOC family protein; protein product: MSSPAVKPIPDGMHSLIPYLICANAADAIAFYTKAFNAVEQYRLPGPGGKVMHASLKIGDSVLMLTDEWPDHNALGPNALKGTPVTIHHYVEDVDASFKQAVEAGATVVMPLADMFWGDRYGQLKDPFGHCWSLATHKRDLTPEQIQQGMQNMECGQK
- a CDS encoding rubredoxin, with the protein product MKVWECVICGFRYDEALGLPEAGIAPGTRWEDAPDEWLCPDCATGKHDFEMQVIA
- a CDS encoding GAF domain-containing protein translates to MFEVSSASHLPKAAQYEELVAQARALLADETDWVANAANFSAFVFHSLSDLNWAGFYFHDGRELVVGPFQGKPACVRIALGKGVCGTAAQTRQTQVVRDVHEFPGHIACDSASQSEIVVPLVAPDGTLIGVWDVDSPIVARFDEEDAKGMEALCAVFIEAALPHAS
- a CDS encoding LysR family transcriptional regulator encodes the protein MSKEIIDSHLLKVLHTLLSESSVSRTAALLGQSQPTVSVALRKLRDMTGDPLLVRSGSRMVLTAHALTLIEPTAQALNNIAAILHPTTSFNPATTSQTVRIGSPDYLDAFFVPAVVDAFHREAPGAKLEFRHLMMVDGGYEDGLESGFLDLVIGNWRTPPEHLHLQPLCKDELVCPMRNGHPIKPGRLSKAVYEEAEHLAVMTYNTTAWGTVDVELARNGLARTVTTTLPYFGMAPYVLARSNLLFTTTRALATHYTRMLPLRIEPIPGEPQALTYHQLWHDRTHRVRRHNQGEA
- a CDS encoding aromatic ring-hydroxylating dioxygenase subunit alpha; amino-acid sequence: MSSAIATAAATATATPLTFQRSPALPRNCTFDSHDLEILSRYRHPVAFAADVTDTPISVTLLDEPLVVFRSNGQLVSARDICPYRGAPLSQGWVANDNIVCPYHGLAYGNDGKCKHIPSQTDGPIPERLHLVTYSTQEAYGLVWVSLGGGAEALPAFPHWDDPDFQQILPPSIDINASAGRQTEGFIDVAHFAWIHHDSFADRHNPVVPQYSVERRKRGMHAEYVSTVSNFPKSMQHRAPEGYLWHRFFDVDVPFFARLTVHFPDNGRLSILNAASPVSARKTRLFVPIVRNFDKDLPLEDVYAFNRQVFEEDRAIVEQQRPEDLPIDRAAEAPILADRSSGAYRRALAGIGLGQAYVR
- a CDS encoding VOC family protein; the encoded protein is MQKIAPCLWFDGNAEEAARFYTSVFSNSRIATSMHYTDAGPGPEGRVLAITFELEGQEFMALNGGPQYTFSPAISLFVHCASQQEIDSYWAKLSDGGTPWQCGWIQDKFGVSWQIVPDVLGQMLRDPDTAKASRVMQAMMKMVKLDIALLEQAYRGGRREL